From Saccharothrix espanaensis DSM 44229, the proteins below share one genomic window:
- a CDS encoding peroxidase family protein, whose protein sequence is MGEGVLEFDGRGEPTARRPLTVEELRRFRFSRLGPEGVQTPEDVRIALAEAMTADVPQPDSTAPAMPAGFTYLGQFVDHDLTMDRTESQLGGDVNLDDLVQGRSPALDLDSVYGRGPLDPIDRVFYAADQVKLKIGTTSATPVPDAGTDVPLEGFDLPRAGSGTTGADRRRALIPDLRNDENLVVAQTHLAFIRFHNRVVDELALTGLSGQRLHRAARAQVVRHYQWMLRHDHLPRIVDPAIVDDVFTNGRRFFEATGRGYPGAAQPATMPLEFSVAAYRLGHSMIRSNYQWNRVFNSEGPLGIATLLLLFTFSGTSGNFVPGSDLDDPTVQGPDTLPTNWIADFRRLYDFTEAGRPDLVPGTGGGNVTKLIDTLLVNPLTALPAGTFEGRGRDVPPIHRNLAFRNLTRANMVKLASGQQMAALFEVEPLTAEQIVTGNGGVLLDSLTEQQRAALVEATPLWFYVLREAEFGGGLLGPVGGRIVAEVFHRSMEASRWSIVREPYWRPSFGPDQTTFRMTDLLLFAFEGKADLLNPLGD, encoded by the coding sequence GTGGGTGAGGGGGTGCTGGAGTTCGACGGCCGCGGGGAGCCGACGGCCCGGCGGCCGCTGACGGTGGAAGAGCTCCGGCGGTTCCGGTTCTCGCGACTGGGACCGGAAGGCGTGCAGACGCCGGAGGACGTCCGGATCGCGCTCGCCGAGGCCATGACGGCCGACGTGCCGCAGCCGGACTCGACGGCACCGGCCATGCCGGCCGGCTTCACCTACCTCGGCCAGTTCGTCGACCACGACCTGACCATGGACCGCACCGAGTCGCAGCTGGGTGGTGACGTGAACCTGGACGACCTGGTCCAGGGCCGTTCGCCCGCGCTCGACCTCGACTCGGTGTACGGCCGCGGCCCGCTCGACCCGATCGACCGGGTCTTCTACGCCGCGGACCAGGTCAAGCTCAAGATCGGCACGACCTCCGCGACGCCCGTCCCGGACGCCGGGACGGACGTTCCGCTGGAGGGCTTCGACCTGCCGCGCGCGGGGTCGGGGACGACCGGCGCGGACCGCCGGCGGGCGTTGATCCCGGACCTGCGCAACGACGAGAACCTCGTCGTGGCCCAGACCCACCTCGCGTTCATCCGGTTCCACAACCGGGTGGTCGACGAACTGGCGCTGACCGGGCTGTCCGGCCAGCGGCTGCACCGCGCCGCGCGGGCGCAGGTCGTCCGGCACTACCAGTGGATGCTGCGGCACGACCACCTGCCGCGGATCGTCGACCCGGCGATCGTGGACGACGTGTTCACCAACGGCCGGCGGTTCTTCGAGGCCACCGGTCGCGGGTACCCGGGCGCCGCGCAGCCGGCCACCATGCCGCTGGAGTTCTCGGTGGCGGCGTACCGGTTGGGCCACAGCATGATCCGCAGCAACTACCAGTGGAACCGGGTGTTCAACAGCGAGGGCCCGCTGGGCATCGCCACCCTGCTGCTGCTGTTCACCTTCAGCGGCACCAGCGGCAACTTCGTGCCCGGCTCGGACCTGGACGACCCGACCGTGCAGGGCCCGGACACGCTGCCGACCAACTGGATCGCGGACTTCCGCCGGCTGTACGACTTCACCGAGGCCGGCCGGCCGGACCTGGTCCCCGGCACGGGCGGCGGCAACGTGACCAAGCTGATCGACACGCTCCTGGTCAACCCGCTGACCGCGCTGCCGGCGGGCACGTTCGAGGGGCGCGGGCGGGACGTCCCGCCGATCCACCGCAACCTCGCGTTCCGCAACCTCACCCGGGCCAACATGGTCAAGCTGGCCAGCGGTCAGCAGATGGCCGCGCTGTTCGAGGTGGAGCCGCTGACCGCGGAGCAGATCGTGACCGGCAACGGGGGCGTGCTGCTGGACTCGCTCACCGAGCAGCAGCGGGCCGCGCTGGTCGAGGCGACGCCGCTGTGGTTCTACGTCCTGCGGGAAGCCGAGTTCGGCGGCGGCCTGCTGGGCCCGGTGGGCGGCCGCATCGTGGCCGAGGTGTTCCACCGGTCGATGGAGGCCTCGCGGTGGTCGATCGTGCGGGAGCCGTACTGGCGGCCGTCGTTCGGTCCGGACCAGACGACGTTCCGGATGACCGACCTGCTGCTGTTCGCCTTCGAGGGCAAGGCCGACCTGCTCAACCCGCTGGGCGACTGA
- a CDS encoding immune inhibitor A domain-containing protein: MRRLLAGAAAIALATAGITIMPAAAAAAPDTTTDTVQSRPDELPHPLEDKRRALRQEALAKVLTGEATTEKRGASTVVKVGSKDKKNGQKAAKVDQYVELEREKVDKIFVVLAEFGNERHPQYPDQDTSPNTAGPVRFDGPKHNEIPQPNRGVDNTTIWQPDFSRQYFQDLYFSTAPDANSVANYYDKQSSGRYSVTGSVTNWVKVRYNEARYGRSDGFPCGSNVCNNSYELVRDAVTQWVADQRAAGRTPEQIRTELASFDEWDRYDYDGDGEFNEPDGYIDHFQIVHAGGDQADRDPWQGEDAIWSHRGYAFKNYNTGPGTNKLGGAPIGDTGLWVGDYTMQPENGGVSVFAHEYGHDLGLPDHYDISNGGTNSVNWWSLMGQTRVGEPGEAPGTRANELSAWDKLQLGWLDYEVAVAGQERTFDLGPHEYNTAKAQGLVVVLPDVSKTFNYGNPFAGSKMWWSDKGNDIDHSMTRAVDLTGKTTAELTLKARYEIEEDFDYLYVEAQNADGSWTQLDGTSDGKPFLRDSGDAPALSGTTADRWVDIKVPLNAYAGKSTKIRFAYRTDGGLALQGFFADALKLTADGATVFEDGAETGADWTLKGFRATAGSETKAYDQFYIASNRTYESYGKYNKTGPYRYSFPNKPKWVEHFPYQDGLLVSLWDTSYLDNNTSEHPGEGLILPVDANPAPIYNLEGGVWAPTVSGYDAPFGLQKSDSFTLHINGKASYVRGQPAKPVFDDTKQFWFPQTPTAGVKTPGVGVGLRVLQQSGTSMKVKLFKTK; the protein is encoded by the coding sequence GTGCGCAGACTCCTAGCCGGCGCAGCAGCGATCGCGCTGGCCACTGCGGGCATCACGATCATGCCCGCGGCCGCCGCCGCGGCACCCGACACCACCACCGACACCGTCCAGTCCCGACCCGACGAACTGCCGCACCCGTTGGAGGACAAGCGGCGCGCCCTGCGCCAGGAAGCGCTGGCCAAGGTCCTGACCGGCGAGGCGACCACGGAGAAGCGCGGCGCCAGCACCGTCGTCAAGGTCGGCAGCAAGGACAAGAAGAACGGCCAGAAGGCCGCCAAGGTGGACCAGTACGTCGAGCTGGAGCGCGAGAAGGTCGACAAGATCTTCGTCGTGCTCGCCGAGTTCGGCAACGAGCGCCACCCGCAGTACCCCGACCAGGACACCTCGCCCAACACCGCCGGGCCGGTGCGCTTCGACGGGCCCAAGCACAACGAGATCCCGCAGCCGAACCGCGGTGTGGACAACACCACGATCTGGCAGCCGGACTTCAGCCGGCAGTACTTCCAGGACCTGTACTTCTCCACCGCGCCGGACGCGAACTCGGTGGCGAACTACTACGACAAGCAGTCCTCGGGCCGCTACAGCGTCACCGGCTCGGTGACCAACTGGGTCAAGGTCCGCTACAACGAGGCGCGCTACGGCCGTTCCGACGGCTTCCCGTGCGGCTCGAACGTGTGCAACAACAGCTACGAGCTGGTCCGTGACGCGGTGACGCAGTGGGTCGCCGACCAGCGGGCCGCGGGCCGCACCCCGGAGCAGATCCGCACCGAGCTGGCGTCGTTCGACGAGTGGGACCGGTACGACTACGACGGCGACGGCGAGTTCAACGAGCCCGACGGCTACATCGACCACTTCCAGATCGTGCACGCGGGCGGCGACCAGGCCGATCGCGACCCCTGGCAGGGCGAGGACGCCATCTGGAGCCACCGCGGCTACGCGTTCAAGAACTACAACACCGGGCCGGGCACCAACAAGCTGGGTGGCGCGCCGATCGGCGACACGGGTCTGTGGGTCGGCGACTACACGATGCAGCCGGAGAACGGCGGCGTCAGCGTGTTCGCCCACGAGTACGGCCACGACCTCGGTCTGCCGGACCACTACGACATCAGCAACGGCGGCACGAACAGCGTCAACTGGTGGTCGCTGATGGGCCAGACCCGGGTCGGCGAGCCGGGCGAGGCGCCGGGCACCCGCGCCAACGAGCTGTCCGCGTGGGACAAGCTCCAGCTCGGCTGGCTGGACTACGAGGTCGCGGTGGCGGGCCAGGAGCGCACCTTCGACCTGGGACCGCACGAGTACAACACCGCCAAGGCCCAGGGCCTGGTGGTCGTGCTGCCCGACGTGTCCAAGACGTTCAACTACGGCAACCCGTTCGCGGGTTCGAAGATGTGGTGGAGCGACAAGGGCAACGACATCGACCACTCGATGACCCGGGCGGTCGACCTGACCGGCAAGACGACCGCGGAGCTGACCCTCAAGGCGCGCTACGAGATCGAAGAGGACTTCGACTACCTCTACGTCGAGGCGCAGAACGCCGACGGGAGCTGGACCCAGCTCGACGGCACGTCCGACGGCAAGCCGTTCCTGCGCGACTCCGGCGACGCCCCCGCGCTCAGCGGGACGACGGCGGACCGCTGGGTGGACATCAAGGTGCCGCTGAACGCCTACGCGGGCAAGAGCACCAAGATCCGCTTCGCCTACCGGACCGACGGCGGCCTGGCGCTGCAGGGCTTCTTCGCCGACGCGCTCAAGCTGACCGCCGACGGCGCGACGGTGTTCGAGGACGGTGCCGAGACCGGTGCGGACTGGACGCTCAAGGGCTTCCGGGCCACGGCGGGCAGCGAGACCAAGGCGTACGACCAGTTCTACATCGCCTCGAACCGGACCTACGAGTCCTACGGCAAGTACAACAAGACCGGCCCCTACCGGTACAGCTTCCCGAACAAGCCGAAGTGGGTGGAGCACTTCCCCTACCAGGACGGCCTGCTCGTGTCGCTGTGGGACACCAGCTACCTGGACAACAACACCAGTGAGCACCCCGGTGAGGGCCTGATCCTGCCGGTCGACGCGAACCCCGCGCCGATCTACAACCTGGAGGGCGGGGTGTGGGCGCCGACGGTGTCGGGCTACGACGCGCCGTTCGGGTTGCAGAAGTCGGACTCGTTCACCTTGCACATCAACGGCAAGGCGTCCTACGTGCGCGGCCAGCCGGCCAAGCCGGTGTTCGACGACACCAAGCAGTTCTGGTTCCCGCAGACCCCGACCGCCGGCGTGAAGACGCCGGGGGTGGGTGTCGGCCTCAGGGTGCTCCAGCAGTCGGGCACCTCGATGAAGGTGAAGTTGTTCAAGACGAAGTGA
- a CDS encoding S9 family peptidase, which yields MSLTDFEWVSGAEVAPDGRVVWLSDRSGRPQPWLDGVHLPVPGSVRRCAWRPDGARLLVLTDPDGGEDHRLGELDPATGDVEWLVAEDGVRCEVGVPYGSTGDPYSADSRLLAYANNARDPEVFDVLVREDGVSRIVLHGDDRYVPMGFSPDSRLLLVQKLHQNTDHELYVVDLASDTSRRLTDHDGPAKYLPVAWLPDSSGVHLATTQGRDFTGLATLSLAGVLTWLDTPDADVEGGALSPDGSRLAWGRNEHGYTRLFWSAVGGTPVEVTGLPAGLAVCEHGMDGFALRFTHDNRLLVQLARGDAATELFLADLDAGTAERISDFGAGLPDDLVAPTVVHATSADGLRVPCLLYRPPGASADAPAPVVMTVHGGPESQAYPAYFPMVQALLAEGIGVISPDYRGSSGYGLGYQRMIYRDWGGGDLEDLAATAALVGELEWADGSRLGVHGASYGGFAALSCVTRLPELWRAAVSECGTSDLLTDIRDVPPTWRRRTKEWIGDPDDPAELARLVERSPVNHAHRVRAPVLILHGQNDTRVNPEESEQMYRRLKEAGKTTRLELHPGIGHEVDREGLADTTALIVEWFKTNL from the coding sequence GTGAGCCTGACCGACTTCGAGTGGGTGTCCGGCGCGGAGGTCGCGCCGGACGGCCGGGTCGTGTGGCTGTCCGACCGGTCCGGCCGGCCCCAACCGTGGCTGGACGGCGTGCACCTGCCCGTGCCGGGTTCGGTGCGGCGCTGCGCGTGGCGGCCGGACGGCGCGCGGTTGCTGGTGCTGACCGACCCCGACGGCGGCGAGGACCACCGGCTGGGCGAACTCGACCCGGCGACCGGGGACGTCGAGTGGCTGGTCGCGGAAGACGGCGTGCGCTGCGAGGTCGGTGTGCCGTACGGCAGCACTGGTGATCCTTACAGCGCGGACAGCCGTCTCCTCGCCTACGCGAACAACGCGCGTGACCCGGAGGTGTTCGACGTCCTGGTGCGGGAGGACGGCGTGTCCCGGATCGTGCTGCACGGCGACGACCGGTACGTGCCGATGGGCTTCTCCCCCGATTCGCGCCTGCTGCTGGTGCAGAAGCTGCACCAGAACACCGACCACGAGCTGTACGTGGTCGACCTGGCGTCGGACACCTCGCGCAGGCTGACCGACCACGACGGCCCGGCGAAGTACCTGCCGGTCGCGTGGCTGCCCGACTCGTCCGGCGTCCACCTGGCCACCACCCAGGGCCGTGACTTCACCGGCCTGGCGACGCTGTCCCTGGCCGGCGTGCTGACCTGGCTGGACACCCCGGACGCCGACGTCGAGGGTGGCGCGCTGTCCCCTGACGGCTCGCGGCTCGCGTGGGGCCGCAACGAGCACGGCTACACGCGGCTGTTCTGGTCGGCGGTCGGCGGCACGCCTGTCGAGGTGACCGGGCTGCCCGCCGGGTTGGCCGTCTGCGAACACGGCATGGACGGCTTCGCGCTGCGGTTCACCCACGACAACCGGCTGCTGGTGCAGCTCGCCCGGGGCGACGCGGCCACCGAGCTGTTCCTGGCCGACCTCGACGCCGGGACCGCCGAGCGGATCAGCGATTTCGGCGCGGGACTGCCGGACGACCTGGTCGCGCCGACCGTCGTGCACGCCACCAGCGCGGACGGCCTGCGCGTGCCGTGCCTGCTCTACCGGCCGCCGGGGGCGAGCGCCGACGCGCCCGCGCCGGTGGTGATGACAGTGCACGGCGGCCCGGAATCGCAGGCGTACCCGGCGTACTTCCCGATGGTGCAGGCGTTGCTGGCCGAGGGGATCGGGGTGATCTCGCCCGACTACCGCGGCTCGTCCGGCTACGGCCTGGGCTACCAGCGGATGATCTACCGCGACTGGGGCGGCGGCGATCTGGAGGACCTGGCCGCCACCGCCGCGCTGGTGGGCGAACTCGAGTGGGCGGACGGGTCGCGCCTGGGCGTGCACGGCGCGTCTTACGGCGGGTTCGCGGCGCTTTCGTGCGTGACCCGGCTGCCGGAGCTGTGGCGTGCGGCGGTCAGCGAGTGCGGCACGTCGGACCTGCTCACCGACATCCGGGACGTGCCGCCGACGTGGCGCAGGCGGACCAAGGAGTGGATCGGCGACCCGGACGACCCGGCGGAACTGGCGCGGCTCGTCGAGCGCAGCCCGGTGAACCACGCGCACCGCGTGCGGGCGCCGGTGCTGATCCTGCACGGGCAGAACGACACCCGGGTCAACCCCGAGGAGTCCGAGCAGATGTACCGGCGGCTCAAGGAGGCGGGCAAGACCACCCGGCTGGAGCTGCACCCCGGGATCGGCCACGAGGTCGACCGCGAGGGTCTCGCGGACACCACGGCGCTGATCGTGGAGTGGTTCAAGACGAACCTGTGA
- a CDS encoding ArsR/SmtB family transcription factor, with protein MPEDPPARTASVDELKALAHPLRWRILRLCLDRAWTNQELAERLEVAPATVLRHVRALVSTDFLAAEPVRTSAKGALERPYRATGRTWQLGLIDVEGVGLAQQVDLAVLAAHRAEIVEAGPDSGRGMSRGVLRLGPDAQTELKTRLAELIDEFLAREEPDGEALSYLWSLAARPVR; from the coding sequence GTGCCCGAAGATCCCCCCGCGCGCACCGCCTCGGTGGACGAGCTCAAGGCGCTCGCGCACCCGCTGCGCTGGCGCATCCTGCGGCTGTGCCTCGACCGCGCGTGGACCAACCAGGAACTGGCCGAACGCCTGGAGGTCGCGCCCGCCACCGTGCTGCGGCACGTCCGGGCGCTGGTGAGCACCGACTTCCTGGCCGCCGAACCCGTCCGCACCAGCGCGAAGGGCGCGCTCGAACGCCCCTACCGCGCGACCGGGCGCACGTGGCAGCTCGGCCTGATCGACGTCGAGGGCGTCGGCCTGGCGCAGCAGGTCGACCTGGCGGTGCTCGCCGCGCACCGCGCCGAGATCGTGGAGGCCGGCCCCGACTCCGGCCGGGGCATGTCGCGCGGCGTGCTGCGGCTCGGGCCCGACGCGCAGACCGAGCTCAAGACCCGGCTGGCCGAGCTGATCGACGAGTTCCTGGCCCGCGAGGAGCCCGACGGCGAGGCGTTGAGCTACCTCTGGTCGCTGGCCGCCCGCCCGGTCCGGTAA
- a CDS encoding cysteine hydrolase family protein, producing the protein MTDLTLDPATTAVVLIEYQNDFTTEGGVLHGAVGGVMAENGMLPKTVALVDAARAAGVTVMHAPITFAEGYHEITRHPYGILKGVVDGKAFVKGSWGAAIVDDLAPREGDIVIEGKRGLDTFASTNLDFILRSKGIGTIVLGGFLTNCCVESTMRTGYENGYRVITLTDCVAATSREEHDNAIRFDYPMFSVTATAAEVTAALG; encoded by the coding sequence ATGACCGACCTGACGCTGGACCCCGCCACCACCGCCGTGGTGCTGATCGAGTACCAGAACGACTTCACCACCGAGGGCGGCGTGCTGCACGGCGCGGTCGGCGGCGTGATGGCGGAGAACGGGATGCTGCCCAAGACGGTGGCGCTGGTCGACGCCGCGCGCGCGGCCGGCGTGACGGTGATGCACGCGCCCATCACGTTCGCCGAGGGCTACCACGAGATCACCAGGCACCCCTACGGGATCCTCAAGGGCGTGGTCGACGGCAAGGCGTTCGTGAAGGGCTCCTGGGGCGCGGCGATCGTCGACGACCTCGCGCCGCGCGAGGGCGACATCGTGATCGAGGGCAAGCGCGGGCTGGACACGTTCGCCAGCACCAACCTCGACTTCATCCTGCGCAGCAAGGGCATCGGCACGATCGTGCTGGGCGGGTTCCTCACCAACTGCTGCGTCGAGTCGACCATGCGCACCGGCTACGAGAACGGCTACCGGGTCATCACGCTGACCGACTGCGTCGCGGCCACCTCGCGGGAGGAGCACGACAACGCCATCCGGTTCGACTACCCGATGTTCTCGGTGACCGCCACCGCCGCCGAGGTCACCGCCGCGCTGGGCTGA
- a CDS encoding M20/M25/M40 family metallo-hydrolase, which produces MGLAEQVRDWVRDREPELLAELAAWIAQPSVSRTGEGMAEAAAHGVELLRRSGLTPEVVATGGWPALVGTAPGPPDAPHVLIYGHYDVQPAGPLHEWLSPPFEPDFRDGRVYGRGTGDNKGQHLAQLLGLRALREITGGLPCRVTVLLDGEEETGSPNLAKAVRQLAKPDLVVWSDGPVHESGRASVVLGVRGIVTFELRVRGADDVLHSGNWGGVAPNPAWRLVQVLAGMRDARGNVLIDGFADDVVPLSPGERAALEELPVDVPEVLAGIGVTGMEPPTGLGFYERLTGPTFSINSLTCEDAGEHRTVVPNVAVAKCDMRLVGGQRSENVFAAIRAHLARHAPDVEFVPGGAMNPSRTLPETRWTRAVLRGAEAGLGEPPLLLPALGGSLPIAAFTDELDVPCYGVPLANVDEHNHAPNENLVLDWFRRGIVAAATVQRAIAEEGR; this is translated from the coding sequence ATGGGGTTGGCCGAACAGGTTCGCGACTGGGTGCGGGACCGGGAGCCGGAGCTGCTCGCGGAACTCGCGGCGTGGATCGCCCAGCCGAGCGTGAGCCGGACCGGCGAGGGCATGGCGGAGGCCGCCGCGCACGGCGTGGAGCTGCTGCGGCGCAGCGGGTTGACGCCCGAGGTCGTGGCGACCGGCGGGTGGCCCGCGCTGGTCGGCACCGCGCCGGGACCGCCGGACGCGCCGCACGTGCTGATCTACGGCCACTACGACGTGCAGCCCGCCGGTCCGCTGCACGAGTGGCTGTCGCCGCCGTTCGAACCGGACTTCCGCGACGGCCGCGTCTACGGCCGGGGCACCGGCGACAACAAGGGTCAGCACCTGGCCCAGCTGCTCGGCCTGCGGGCGTTGCGGGAGATCACCGGCGGGCTGCCGTGCCGGGTCACCGTGCTGCTCGACGGCGAGGAGGAGACCGGCAGCCCGAACCTGGCCAAGGCCGTGCGGCAGTTGGCCAAGCCGGACCTCGTGGTGTGGAGCGACGGGCCGGTGCACGAGTCCGGGCGGGCGTCGGTCGTGCTCGGGGTGCGCGGCATCGTCACGTTCGAACTGCGCGTGCGCGGCGCGGACGACGTGCTGCACTCGGGCAACTGGGGCGGCGTCGCACCCAACCCCGCGTGGCGGCTGGTGCAGGTGCTGGCCGGGATGCGGGACGCGCGGGGCAACGTCCTGATCGACGGGTTCGCCGACGACGTCGTGCCGCTGAGCCCCGGCGAGCGGGCGGCGCTGGAGGAACTGCCGGTGGACGTGCCGGAGGTGCTCGCCGGCATCGGCGTGACCGGCATGGAACCGCCCACCGGCCTGGGCTTCTACGAGAGGCTGACCGGCCCGACGTTCTCGATCAATTCGCTGACCTGCGAGGACGCCGGCGAGCACCGGACGGTCGTGCCGAACGTGGCGGTCGCCAAGTGCGACATGCGGCTGGTCGGCGGGCAGCGCTCGGAGAACGTGTTCGCGGCGATCCGGGCCCACCTCGCGCGGCACGCGCCGGACGTCGAGTTCGTGCCCGGCGGCGCGATGAACCCGTCCCGGACGCTGCCCGAGACCCGGTGGACGCGGGCCGTGCTGCGCGGCGCGGAGGCCGGGCTGGGCGAGCCGCCGCTGCTGCTGCCCGCACTGGGCGGCAGCCTGCCGATCGCCGCGTTCACCGACGAGCTGGACGTGCCGTGCTACGGCGTGCCGCTCGCCAACGTCGACGAGCACAACCACGCGCCCAACGAGAACCTGGTGCTGGACTGGTTCCGGCGCGGGATCGTCGCGGCGGCGACCGTCCAGCGGGCGATCGCGGAGGAGGGTCGGTGA
- a CDS encoding GDSL-type esterase/lipase family protein — protein MGWSRIVGAAALVAAALVVLPTSAGAVDNRQTAVVSLGDSAMSGEGAGSYEPGTEGQNGNWCHRSTQSMIHQTTLAERTFNLACSGADSANVSLADTTHYTEGSQARRLIDLARQYRVTTVLVQVGANDDPRFADTMVDCVAAWANPFGPSCRSKLATEWPARLAAMAPKVETALRDVRSAMTQAGYAASSYSLVLTSYASPVTEKMDKVLHGPQGCPLRLPDAAYGRTVAVPQLSDALRGAASRSGAKFLDFSRATENREACSKGGNSAGEWQRRLTVDPYALVTGGLDAIGIHLAQQSFHPNAAAHAQLGRCVTEFVTGGAGTARCLEGSDGNLHAVA, from the coding sequence ATGGGGTGGAGTCGGATCGTGGGCGCGGCGGCGCTCGTCGCAGCGGCACTGGTGGTGCTGCCGACGTCGGCCGGCGCGGTCGACAACCGCCAGACGGCCGTGGTGTCGCTGGGCGACAGCGCGATGTCCGGCGAGGGCGCGGGTTCCTACGAGCCGGGCACCGAGGGCCAGAACGGCAACTGGTGCCACCGCTCCACCCAGTCGATGATCCACCAGACCACCCTCGCCGAGCGCACGTTCAACCTCGCGTGCTCGGGCGCGGACTCGGCGAACGTGTCGCTGGCCGACACCACCCACTACACCGAGGGCTCCCAGGCGCGCCGGCTCATCGACCTCGCCCGCCAGTACCGGGTGACCACCGTGCTGGTGCAGGTCGGTGCCAACGACGACCCCCGGTTCGCCGACACCATGGTCGACTGCGTGGCGGCGTGGGCGAACCCGTTCGGGCCCAGCTGCCGGTCGAAGCTCGCCACCGAGTGGCCGGCGCGGCTGGCCGCCATGGCGCCCAAGGTCGAGACGGCGCTGCGGGACGTGCGCTCGGCGATGACGCAGGCCGGTTACGCCGCCTCGTCCTACTCGCTGGTGCTGACCTCCTACGCCTCGCCGGTGACCGAGAAGATGGACAAGGTCCTGCACGGCCCGCAGGGCTGCCCGCTGCGGCTGCCCGACGCCGCCTACGGGCGCACGGTGGCCGTGCCGCAGCTCTCCGACGCGCTGCGCGGTGCCGCGTCCCGGTCGGGCGCGAAGTTCCTCGACTTCTCCCGCGCCACCGAGAACCGCGAGGCGTGCAGCAAGGGCGGCAACTCCGCCGGCGAGTGGCAGCGGCGGCTCACCGTCGACCCGTACGCCCTGGTCACCGGCGGTCTCGACGCGATCGGCATCCACCTGGCCCAGCAGTCGTTCCACCCGAACGCCGCCGCGCACGCCCAGCTGGGCCGGTGCGTGACGGAGTTCGTGACCGGCGGGGCGGGCACCGCCCGTTGCCTGGAGGGCTCGGACGGCAACCTGCACGCGGTGGCGTAG
- a CDS encoding DoxX family protein yields MSTTRDYEVEEVTPDPPRTWWDRFEHRVRKVAPTALRIAIGLVFVWFGALKVVGESPVADLVHATLPWVSRGLLLPVLGGVEVALGVALLIGRPWRATLVAVGLHLVGTFLVFLQAPALTWTDGNPLLLTANGEFVLKNLVLVGAVLMLLAHGRTTAR; encoded by the coding sequence ATGTCCACGACCCGGGACTACGAGGTCGAGGAGGTCACCCCGGACCCGCCGCGCACGTGGTGGGACCGGTTCGAACACCGGGTCCGCAAGGTCGCGCCGACCGCGTTGCGGATCGCGATCGGCCTGGTGTTCGTCTGGTTCGGGGCGTTGAAGGTGGTCGGCGAGTCGCCGGTGGCGGACCTGGTCCACGCCACCCTGCCCTGGGTGTCGCGCGGCCTGCTGCTGCCGGTGCTCGGCGGGGTCGAGGTGGCGCTGGGCGTGGCACTGCTGATCGGCAGGCCGTGGCGGGCGACGCTGGTCGCGGTGGGGCTGCACCTGGTGGGCACCTTCCTGGTGTTCCTCCAGGCGCCGGCCCTGACGTGGACCGACGGCAACCCGCTGCTGCTGACCGCGAACGGCGAGTTCGTGCTGAAGAACCTGGTGCTCGTCGGCGCGGTGCTCATGCTGCTGGCCCACGGCCGCACGACGGCGAGGTGA
- a CDS encoding TOBE domain-containing protein — protein sequence MPNLRISEAASLLGVSDDTVRRWVDQGRLPAVQLDSGRKGIDGRELAELAQRLADTAEPGATIAASARNRMRGIVTRVVKDVVMAQVELQAGPFRVVSLMSREAADELGLEVGSVAVASIKSTHVVVEIPEG from the coding sequence GTGCCGAATCTGCGGATCAGCGAGGCTGCCTCCCTGCTGGGGGTCAGCGACGACACCGTGCGGCGGTGGGTCGACCAGGGACGGCTGCCCGCCGTGCAGCTGGACAGCGGGCGCAAGGGGATCGACGGGCGGGAGCTGGCCGAGCTCGCGCAACGGCTGGCCGACACCGCCGAGCCCGGCGCGACGATCGCCGCGTCGGCCCGCAACCGGATGCGGGGCATCGTCACCCGCGTGGTCAAGGACGTGGTGATGGCCCAGGTCGAGCTGCAGGCCGGCCCGTTCCGGGTGGTGTCGCTGATGAGCCGGGAGGCCGCCGACGAACTCGGCCTGGAGGTCGGCAGCGTCGCGGTCGCCTCCATCAAGTCCACGCACGTCGTCGTCGAGATCCCGGAGGGCTGA